In a genomic window of Strix aluco isolate bStrAlu1 chromosome 3, bStrAlu1.hap1, whole genome shotgun sequence:
- the SFT2D1 gene encoding vesicle transport protein SFT2A, with the protein MEKLRRVLTGQDDEEQGLTAQVLDASTLSFGTRVRWFAICFVAGIVCSILGTALLWLPKGIKLFAVFYTLGNIAALASTCFLMGPLKQLKAMFEPKRLIATVVMLLFLVLTLCAVFWWNKKGLAVLFCILQFLAMTWYSLSYIPFARDAVIKCFSSCLG; encoded by the exons ATGGAGAAGCTGCGGCGGGTGCTGACCGGGCAGGACGATGAGGAGCAGGGACTGACGGCGCAG GTCCTCGATGCTTCAACACTCAGCTTTGGTACTCGAGTCAGGTGGTTTGCCATATGTTTTGTTGCTGGCATTGTGTGTTCTATTCTT GGAACAGCATTGCTATGGCTCCCAAAGGGGATCAAACTTTTTGCAGTGTTTTACACCCTGGGAAATATTGCTGCATTAGCCAG TACGTGTTTCCTGATGGGGCCACTGAAGCAATTGAAAGCAATGTTTGAGCCAAAAAGATTAATAGCCACAGTTGTGATGTTG CTTTTCCTAGTGTTGACTCTGTGTGCTGTATTCTGG tGGAACAAAAAAGGTTTGGCGGTGTTATTCTGCATATTGCAGTTCTTGGCAATGACCTG gTATAGTCTCTCATATATTCCTTTTGCAAG ggatGCTGTGATTAAATGCTTCTCATCCTGTCTAGGGTAA
- the PRR18 gene encoding proline-rich protein 18, protein MGLQPRRAAGPCPPAGRCAALPGARTAAAWARGEEPEGAPGRTASLPPVLPAPAAAASPVAARAQPKKPPAAAPKKAAPRPAEEKAARKARGAPPERAGPLSSSWPCSSLQRQPPRRPPAERGARPQPQPAPPQPRGRPGAPGAGSRSCESLGGAAGETALRFSLSLPPEAIRVLQRRSLERQRGQPAPSPGGRAAPARRGGRAGGGDLRALLKISLLNDRHRYDDEEYEEEEAAAAGAAVDEGLVRKCTEWLRGVESAAGRDRPDRLETLPHLGTL, encoded by the coding sequence ATGGGGCTGCAGCCCCGGCGCGCAGCGGGGCCCTGTCCGCCGGCGGGGAGATGCGCCGCCCTGCCTGGAGCGCGCACCGCGGCCGCCTGGGCCCGTGGCGAGGAGCCGGAGGGCGCTCCCGGCCGCACCGCCTCCCTGCCGCCCGTCctgccggcccccgccgccgccgcctcccccgtcGCCGCCCGGGCGCAGCCCAAGAAGCCGCCGGCGGCGGCCCCTAAGAAGGCGGCGCCGCGACCCGCGGAGGAGAAGGCGGCGAGGAAGGCGCGGGGGGCGCCCCCGGAGCGGGCGGGCCCCCTCTCcagctcctggccctgctcctctctgcagcGGCAGCCGCCGCGGAGGCCGCCAGCCGAGCGCGGGGCGCGGCCGcagccccagcccgccccgccgcagccgcgGGGGCGCCCGGGGGCGCCGGGGGCGGGCAGCCGCTCCTGCGAGAGcctcggcggggcggcgggggagaCGGCGCTGCGCTTCTCGCTGAGCCTGCCCCCGGAGGCCATCCGGGTGCTGCAGCGGCGCAGCCTGGAGCGGCAGCGGGGGCagcccgccccctcccccggcggcagagcggccccggcgcggcgcggcggccgggcgggcggcggcgacTTGCGCGCCCTGCTGAAAATCTCGCTGCTCAACGACAGGCACCGCTACGACGACGAGGAGtacgaggaggaggaggcggcggcggcgggggccgcggtgGACGAGGGGCTGGTGCGGAAATGCACCGAGTGGCTGCGCGGCGTGGAGAGCGCGGCCGGCCGCGACCGCCCCGACAGGCTGGAGACGCTGCCGCACCTGGGCACCCTCTGA